A DNA window from Enterobacter asburiae contains the following coding sequences:
- the ptsH gene encoding phosphocarrier protein Hpr, giving the protein MFQQEVTITAPNGLHTRPAAQFVKEAKGFTSEITVTSNGKSASAKSLFKLQTLGLTQGTVVTISAEGEDEQKAVEHLVKLMAELE; this is encoded by the coding sequence ATGTTCCAGCAAGAAGTTACCATTACCGCTCCGAACGGTCTGCACACCCGCCCTGCTGCTCAGTTTGTTAAAGAAGCAAAAGGCTTCACTTCTGAAATCACTGTGACTTCCAACGGCAAAAGCGCGAGCGCAAAAAGCCTGTTCAAACTGCAGACTCTGGGCCTGACTCAGGGCACCGTTGTCACCATCTCTGCAGAAGGTGAAGACGAGCAGAAAGCAGTTGAGCATCTGGTAAAACTGATGGCTGAGCTCGAGTAA
- the cysK gene encoding cysteine synthase A, which yields MSKIYEDNSLTIGHTPLVRLNRIGNGRILAKVESRNPSFSVKCRIGANMIWDAEKRGVLKPGVELVEPTSGNTGIALAYVAAARGYKLTLTMPETMSIERRKLLKALGANLVLTEGAKGMKGAIQKAEEIVASDPAKYLLLQQFSNPANPEIHEKTTGPEIWEDTDGQVDVFISGVGTGGTLTGVSRYIKGTKGKKDLITVAVEPTDSPVITQALAGEELKPGPHKIQGIGAGFIPGNLDLKLIDKVVTITNEEAISTARRLMDEEGILAGISSGAAVAAALKLQEDEAFTNKNIVVILPSSGERYLSTALFADLFTEKELQQ from the coding sequence ATGAGTAAGATTTATGAAGACAACTCGCTGACTATCGGTCATACGCCCCTGGTTCGACTGAACCGTATCGGTAATGGACGCATTCTGGCGAAGGTCGAATCACGTAACCCGAGCTTCAGCGTAAAATGCCGTATCGGTGCAAACATGATTTGGGATGCTGAAAAACGTGGCGTACTGAAGCCTGGCGTTGAGCTGGTGGAACCGACCAGCGGCAATACCGGTATCGCTCTGGCCTATGTTGCCGCCGCGCGTGGCTACAAGCTGACGCTGACCATGCCAGAAACCATGAGCATCGAGCGTCGTAAGCTGCTCAAAGCGCTGGGCGCGAACCTGGTGCTGACCGAAGGCGCGAAGGGCATGAAGGGCGCCATTCAGAAAGCTGAAGAGATTGTGGCCAGCGATCCGGCGAAATATCTGCTGCTGCAGCAGTTCAGCAACCCGGCTAACCCGGAAATTCACGAGAAGACCACCGGTCCGGAAATCTGGGAAGATACCGACGGCCAGGTTGACGTCTTTATCTCCGGGGTCGGTACCGGCGGTACGCTGACCGGCGTGTCACGCTATATTAAAGGCACAAAGGGTAAAAAAGACCTGATCACCGTTGCCGTTGAGCCAACTGACTCACCGGTTATCACCCAGGCACTGGCGGGTGAAGAGCTTAAGCCAGGCCCGCATAAAATTCAGGGTATTGGCGCAGGCTTCATTCCGGGCAACCTGGATCTGAAGCTGATCGATAAAGTGGTGACTATCACTAACGAAGAAGCCATTTCTACCGCGCGTCGCCTGATGGATGAAGAAGGCATTCTGGCGGGTATCTCTTCCGGTGCAGCCGTTGCGGCAGCGCTCAAGCTTCAGGAAGATGAAGCCTTTACCAACAAGAATATTGTGGTTATCCTTCCTTCTTCGGGCGAGCGTTACTTGAGCACCGCACTGTTTGCCGATCTGTTTACCGAAAAAGAGCTGCAACAGTAG
- the ptsI gene encoding phosphoenolpyruvate-protein phosphotransferase PtsI: MISGILASPGIAFGKALLLKEDEIVIDRKKISADKVDQEVERFLSGRAKASAQLEAIKTKAGETFGEEKEAIFEGHIMLLEDEELEQEIIALIKDKGMTADAAAHEVIEGQATALEELDDEYLKERAADVRDIGKRLLRNILGLAIIDLSAIQDEVILVAADLTPSETAQLNLKKVLGFITDAGGRTSHTSIMARSLELPAIVGTGSVTSQVKNGDYLILDAVNNLVYVNPTNEEIDKLRAVQEQVATEKAELAKLKDLPAITLDGHQVEVCANIGTVRDVDGAERNGAEGVGLYRTEFLFMDRDALPTEEEQFAAYKAVAEACGSQAVIVRTMDIGGDKELPYMNFPKEENPFLGWRAIRIAMDRKEILRDQVRAILRASAFGKLRIMFPMIISVEEVRALKKEIEIYKQELRDEGKAFDESIEIGVMVETPAAATIARHLAKEVDFFSIGTNDLTQYTLAVDRGNDMISHLYQPMSPSVLNLIKQVIDASHAEGKWTGMCGELAGDERATLLLLGMGLDEFSMSAISIPRIKKIIRNTNFEDAKVLAEQALAQPTTDELMTLVNKFIEEKTIC, from the coding sequence ATGATTTCAGGCATTTTAGCATCCCCGGGTATCGCTTTCGGCAAAGCACTGCTGCTGAAAGAAGACGAGATCGTCATCGACCGGAAAAAAATTTCTGCCGACAAGGTTGATCAGGAAGTTGAACGTTTTCTGAGCGGTCGTGCCAAGGCATCTGCGCAACTGGAAGCAATCAAAACTAAAGCTGGCGAAACTTTCGGTGAAGAAAAAGAAGCCATCTTCGAAGGGCACATCATGCTGCTCGAAGATGAGGAGCTGGAGCAGGAAATCATAGCCCTGATTAAAGATAAAGGCATGACGGCCGACGCGGCTGCGCATGAAGTTATCGAAGGTCAGGCAACTGCCCTGGAAGAACTGGATGATGAATACCTGAAAGAGCGTGCGGCTGACGTACGTGACATCGGTAAGCGCCTGCTGCGCAACATCCTGGGTCTGGCCATCATCGATCTGAGCGCGATTCAGGATGAAGTTATCCTGGTTGCCGCTGACCTCACCCCGTCTGAAACCGCACAGCTGAACCTGAAAAAGGTCCTCGGTTTCATCACCGACGCGGGTGGCCGTACCTCACACACCTCTATCATGGCGCGCTCTCTGGAACTGCCTGCCATCGTGGGTACCGGTAGCGTCACCTCTCAGGTGAAAAACGGCGACTATCTGATTCTGGATGCCGTAAACAATCTGGTTTACGTCAACCCAACCAATGAAGAGATCGATAAACTGCGCGCGGTTCAGGAGCAGGTTGCGACTGAAAAAGCGGAACTCGCTAAGCTGAAAGACCTGCCAGCCATCACCCTGGACGGCCATCAGGTAGAAGTGTGCGCAAACATCGGTACCGTCCGCGACGTTGATGGCGCTGAGCGCAACGGTGCGGAAGGCGTAGGTCTCTATCGTACAGAATTCCTGTTCATGGACCGCGACGCGCTGCCAACGGAAGAAGAGCAGTTTGCTGCCTATAAAGCCGTGGCTGAAGCGTGTGGTTCTCAGGCGGTTATCGTCCGTACCATGGACATCGGCGGCGACAAAGAGCTGCCGTACATGAACTTCCCGAAAGAAGAGAACCCGTTCCTGGGCTGGCGTGCAATCCGTATCGCGATGGATCGTAAAGAGATCCTGCGTGACCAGGTTCGCGCGATCCTGCGTGCCTCTGCTTTCGGTAAACTGCGCATCATGTTCCCGATGATCATCTCTGTTGAAGAAGTGCGTGCACTGAAGAAAGAGATCGAAATCTACAAACAGGAACTGCGCGACGAAGGTAAAGCGTTTGACGAGTCAATCGAGATCGGCGTGATGGTGGAAACACCTGCGGCGGCGACCATTGCGCGTCATTTAGCCAAAGAAGTTGATTTCTTTAGTATCGGCACCAATGATTTAACGCAGTACACCCTGGCAGTTGACCGTGGTAATGATATGATTTCACATCTCTACCAGCCAATGTCACCGTCCGTACTGAACTTGATCAAGCAAGTTATTGATGCTTCTCATGCAGAAGGTAAATGGACTGGCATGTGTGGTGAGCTTGCAGGCGACGAACGTGCTACACTTCTGTTGCTGGGTATGGGTCTGGACGAATTCTCTATGAGCGCCATTTCCATCCCGCGCATTAAGAAGATTATCCGTAACACGAACTTCGAAGATGCGAAGGTGTTAGCAGAGCAGGCTCTTGCTCAACCGACAACGGACGAGTTAATGACGCTGGTTAACAAGTTCATTGAAGAAAAAACAATCTGCTAA